From Bradyrhizobium sp. NDS-1, the proteins below share one genomic window:
- a CDS encoding APC family permease, translating to MQEAGTDASQQPAMGKAPGGSTRLIRSLTLTHAVLYGLGVTIGAGIYVLVGAAAARSGMHAPLAFLAAAVVMGVTAGTFAELGTRLPVAASEAAYVQAAFHRKWLGGATGLLVVAAATISGATITVGSAGYIGVFLPLPASWIIAGVVVAMGAIACLSAVQSISFAGLMTVVEIGGLVLIVGAGLFQGDTLVSRLPELWVPINDKVAWTGIAQTSLLAVFAFIGFEHLVNISEEMKNPSRTLPRALLITLGVTALLYMTVVWVAVVAVPPAELAHSSAPLALVFQRLTGLPLSVLSAVAIVATVNGIIVHMLMIGRVLYGLADQGNLPALLARVSTRSGAPVVATLFGVGAILILALGVPLTGLAEWTSRLTLGTFVLVNLALVRIKTRESKPPAGVFLVPIWVPVAGLCTSAALLLIDLFG from the coding sequence ATGCAGGAGGCCGGAACAGATGCCAGTCAGCAACCTGCCATGGGAAAAGCGCCAGGTGGTTCTACAAGGCTGATCAGGTCGCTCACGCTGACGCACGCGGTGCTGTACGGGCTCGGCGTGACGATCGGCGCCGGGATCTACGTCCTGGTGGGGGCGGCCGCCGCGCGGAGCGGAATGCACGCACCTCTGGCGTTCCTCGCTGCTGCCGTCGTGATGGGCGTGACGGCCGGGACTTTTGCTGAACTGGGCACGCGACTGCCGGTTGCGGCCAGCGAGGCGGCTTATGTCCAGGCCGCATTTCATCGAAAATGGCTCGGCGGGGCCACAGGGTTGCTCGTGGTGGCCGCAGCGACGATCTCCGGCGCGACCATCACGGTTGGGAGCGCCGGCTACATCGGCGTATTCCTGCCGCTGCCTGCGAGCTGGATCATCGCTGGCGTCGTGGTTGCGATGGGCGCGATCGCCTGCCTGTCCGCGGTTCAGTCCATCAGCTTCGCCGGGCTGATGACGGTCGTGGAGATCGGAGGATTGGTCCTCATTGTCGGGGCCGGGTTATTTCAGGGCGACACCCTGGTGTCCCGGCTGCCTGAATTGTGGGTCCCCATCAACGATAAGGTCGCCTGGACAGGGATCGCACAGACGTCACTGCTCGCCGTATTTGCATTCATCGGATTCGAGCACCTGGTGAACATTTCCGAGGAAATGAAGAATCCCTCCCGGACCCTGCCCAGGGCGCTTCTCATCACCCTCGGCGTGACGGCGCTCCTTTACATGACCGTCGTCTGGGTGGCGGTGGTCGCGGTGCCCCCGGCCGAACTCGCACACTCCTCGGCCCCGCTCGCCCTGGTATTTCAGCGGTTGACCGGTCTTCCCCTCTCGGTGCTGAGCGCCGTCGCGATCGTCGCGACGGTCAACGGGATCATCGTTCACATGCTCATGATCGGACGTGTGCTGTACGGTCTCGCGGATCAGGGCAACCTTCCGGCCCTTCTGGCGAGGGTGAGCACCAGAAGCGGCGCGCCTGTGGTGGCAACCCTCTTCGGCGTCGGCGCCATCCTGATTCTCGCCCTCGGCGTTCCCTTGACCGGATTGGCCGAATGGACCTCACGCCTGACGCTTGGAACTTTCGTCCTGGTCAACCTGGCGCTTGTCCGGATCAAGACGAGGGAATCGAAACCTCCTGCCGGCGTGTTCCTGGTGCCCATTTGGGTGCCGGTGGCGGGACTGTGCACAAGCGCCGCGTTGCTCCTGATCGATCTCTTCGGATAG
- a CDS encoding Flp family type IVb pilin, with amino-acid sequence MKNLVARFVKDESGATAIEYGLIAAGIALAIITVVNNLGTTLNTKFTSISTSLK; translated from the coding sequence ATGAAGAACCTCGTTGCGCGTTTCGTGAAGGATGAATCCGGCGCCACCGCCATCGAATACGGCCTGATCGCTGCCGGCATCGCGCTCGCGATCATCACCGTCGTCAACAATCTCGGCACCACGCTGAACACCAAGTTCACCTCGATCTCGACCAGCCTCAAGTAA
- a CDS encoding universal stress protein yields the protein MAFKDVLLTLASYPEPTPVSVIDEAVSIAAVLDAHLAAISCEVHAEVRESLLGDVILDIPSLVAREAAKSRQNVNALLAAFEASAVKAGVRHETIIEQCATADEAAMLVDYAKLRDLTIMAVPEFHERWHAEEVIFGSGRPTLILPAAPRPRPFRLDAVCVAWDFSRTAARAVSDALPLLERTKTVRVVTVTNEKALDFKHSAEELGKNLARHGIEVVLDRIDAEGKPIGEVLQSYVLSRGIDLLVMGAYGTPRWREFVLGGATRGLLSKPPIPILFSH from the coding sequence ATGGCTTTCAAGGATGTTCTGTTGACCCTGGCGAGCTACCCGGAACCGACGCCCGTTTCGGTGATCGACGAGGCGGTTTCCATCGCCGCCGTCCTGGATGCGCACCTCGCAGCCATTTCCTGCGAGGTCCATGCGGAAGTACGCGAAAGCCTGCTCGGGGATGTCATCCTGGACATACCTTCGCTCGTTGCGCGCGAGGCCGCCAAGAGCCGGCAGAATGTGAACGCACTGCTCGCAGCATTCGAAGCGTCGGCCGTGAAAGCCGGCGTTCGGCACGAGACCATCATCGAGCAATGTGCAACCGCCGACGAGGCGGCAATGCTGGTCGATTATGCGAAGCTTCGCGATCTCACGATCATGGCGGTGCCGGAATTCCATGAGCGGTGGCACGCCGAGGAGGTGATCTTTGGATCGGGCAGGCCGACGCTGATCCTGCCCGCAGCTCCGCGACCGCGGCCATTCCGGCTCGATGCTGTCTGCGTGGCTTGGGACTTCAGCCGCACCGCTGCGCGAGCGGTTTCCGACGCGCTTCCTTTGCTCGAAAGGACAAAAACGGTGCGCGTCGTGACGGTCACGAACGAGAAGGCCCTGGATTTCAAACATTCGGCGGAAGAACTCGGAAAGAACCTCGCTCGTCACGGCATCGAGGTTGTGCTCGACAGGATCGATGCCGAGGGCAAGCCGATCGGCGAAGTCCTCCAGTCATACGTGCTATCTCGCGGCATCGACCTTCTCGTCATGGGCGCGTACGGAACGCCGAGGTGGCGGGAATTCGTGCTCGGTGGTGCGACCAGGGGTCTGCTCTCCAAGCCTCCGATCCCGATCCTGTTTTCGCATTGA
- a CDS encoding TetR/AcrR family transcriptional regulator encodes MVYRRTHQVVKRLAARRSAILTAARETAAEGGMAAVQIAPVAVRANVAAGTVYRYFPSKAELISELIAEVSRDELAAIRRAADAAPGPSSALAAAVTTVAVHTLSQRRLAWGILAEPVDVDVSASRLASRREIAGEIASRIDAAVRAGHLPAQDTALAATALLGALHEALVGPLAPDNLDDPVKMRDAVQTVTLLALRAVGVMDARARGLVVQQTLLPTTKALVGA; translated from the coding sequence ATGGTTTATCGGCGGACGCATCAAGTGGTTAAGCGCCTTGCGGCGCGGCGCAGTGCGATTCTGACGGCGGCGCGGGAGACGGCGGCGGAAGGCGGCATGGCGGCGGTGCAGATCGCGCCGGTCGCGGTCCGGGCCAATGTCGCGGCCGGCACGGTCTACCGCTACTTCCCCTCCAAGGCCGAGCTGATTTCCGAACTGATTGCCGAGGTCTCCCGCGACGAGCTCGCGGCGATCCGCCGGGCGGCCGATGCGGCGCCCGGGCCGTCCTCGGCGTTGGCCGCGGCCGTGACAACCGTGGCGGTCCATACCCTGTCGCAGCGCAGGCTCGCCTGGGGCATCCTGGCCGAGCCCGTCGATGTCGATGTCAGCGCCTCCAGGCTTGCCAGCCGGCGCGAGATCGCGGGCGAGATCGCATCCCGGATCGACGCCGCGGTGCGTGCCGGTCACCTGCCGGCGCAGGACACCGCGCTCGCGGCCACCGCGTTGCTCGGCGCGCTGCATGAGGCCCTGGTCGGGCCGCTCGCGCCCGACAATCTCGACGATCCCGTCAAGATGCGCGACGCGGTGCAGACCGTGACGCTGCTGGCCCTGCGCGCGGTCGGCGTCATGGACGCCCGCGCCCGCGGCCTGGTCGTCCAGCAGACGCTGCTGCCGACGACGAAGGCGCTGGTTGGCGCGTAA